In Procambarus clarkii isolate CNS0578487 chromosome 25, FALCON_Pclarkii_2.0, whole genome shotgun sequence, the following proteins share a genomic window:
- the LOC138368587 gene encoding uncharacterized protein, translating to MTVFLLFSFTSTIPDVALIFPEAGVGCDILPNAAVISPEAGDGCDILPTDAVISPEAGDGCDILPTDAVISPEAGDGCDILPTDAVISPEAGDGCDILPTDAVISPEAGDGCDILPTDAVISTEAGDGCDILPTDAVISPEAGDGCDILPTDAVISPEAGDGCDILPTDAVISPEAGDGCDILPTDAVISTEAGDGCDILPTDAVISPEAGDGCDILPTDAVISPEAGDGCDILPTDAVISTEAGDGCDILPTDAVISPEAGDGCDILPTDAVISTEAGDGCDILPTDAVISPEAGDGCDILPTDAVISPEAGDGCDILPTDAVISPEAGDGCDILPTDAVISPEAGDGCDILPTDAVISTEAGDGCDILPTDAVI from the coding sequence ATGACAGTGTTTTTACTCTTTTCTTTCACATCCACTATCCCAGACGTTGCTCTCATCTTCCCGGAGGCAGGTGTTGGCTGTGACATCCTGCCCAATGCTGCTGTCATCTCCCCGGAGGCAGGTGACGGTTGTGACATCCTCCCCACTGATGCTGTCATCTCCCCGGAGGCAGGTGATGGTTGTGACATCCTCCCCACTGATGCTGTCATCTCCCCGGAGGCAGGTGATGGTTGTGACATCCTCCCCACTGATGCTGTCATCTCCCCGGAGGCAGGTGATGGTTGTGACATCCTCCCCACTGATGCTGTCATCTCCCCGGAGGCAGGTGATGGTTGTGACATCCTCCCCACTGATGCTGTCATCTCCACGGAGGCAGGTGATGGTTGTGACATCCTCCCCACTGATGCTGTCATCTCCCCGGAGGCAGGTGATGGTTGTGACATCCTCCCCACTGATGCTGTCATCTCCCCGGAGGCAGGTGATGGTTGTGACATCCTCCCCACTGATGCTGTCATCTCCCCGGAGGCAGGTGATGGTTGTGACATCCTCCCCACTGATGCTGTCATCTCCACGGAGGCAGGTGATGGTTGTGACATCCTCCCCACTGACGCTGTCATCTCCCCGGAGGCAGGTGATGGTTGTGACATCCTCCCCACTGATGCTGTCATCTCCCCGGAGGCAGGTGATGGTTGTGACATCCTCCCCACTGATGCTGTCATCTCCACGGAGGCAGGTGATGGTTGTGACATCCTCCCCACTGATGCTGTCATCTCCCCGGAGGCAGGTGATGGTTGTGACATCCTCCCCACTGATGCTGTCATCTCCACGGAGGCAGGTGATGGTTGTGACATCCTCCCCACTGATGCTGTCATCTCCCCGGAGGCAGGTGATGGTTGTGACATCCTCCCCACTGATGCTGTCATCTCCCCGGAGGCAGGTGATGGTTGTGACATCCTCCCCACTGATGCTGTCATCTCCCCGGAGGCAGGTGATGGTTGTGACATCCTCCCCACTGATGCTGTCATCTCCCCGGAGGCAGGTGATGGTTGTGACATCCTCCCCACTGATGCTGTCATCTCCACGGAGGCAGGTGATGGTTGTGACATCCTCCCCACTGACGCTGTCATTTGA